aaggcagacttagacctaagcatggactgcaatgtgaggaagtttgtggcaaatcttgtgattcctggatgaGCTAACTctttctgctctgtgtattgtctcataagagccaacacccatgaatcattatatacaaatttgcacacatttcttgccctttctatacatctcttgacccatgggatttttccaatatcctccaacatgaggtcaatgcaatgagcaacacatggagtccaaactatagatgggtgcctctccatcaatagcctacttgcagcaacataatttgttacattgtaaattgtaattaatggaggtacaaactacaagatagtaattaatttgcaaacaaaattagtttgtaatcaaaagtttattcgcaacaacataatttgctgcattgtcggtcaccacctgtaccacgttctcctcacccacctcatcaatcacctcctctatctgctcacataagtaggtggcattcttgcaatgggcggaggcatcaatggacttgatgaaaacggtgccccttgaaataaaaaaataaagctaggtcaatgatcattcaataaaccattagataaaaaataaaaaattaaagactatatgaaactaaaattaatcaatcacctgcggaagaaacaagaaaattaaggagagttctatttctcctatccgtccaaccatcagtcatgatggtgcaacctttagtgctccatatctggcgttgttcatctaaatccttcttcacatcatccaccatttgagacaaaatgggtccgctcaaatcactctcactaggggctttgaaccccgccccgcatatggtaagggcatcaaccatttcttgccaataaggagacctgtcgcaaataaactcaatgagataagttaagtacaaaaattcaatgagataagttaagtacaaaaattcaatgagataagttaagtataaaaattaaaacaatcaaacataaaagttataaaacattcacctggctgcAAAGAATGGAATACTGCTGTAGgtccaaaacctgccaactgccattttagcagcatcatggacctccttgttccaacccatgccctcaagcgactgttgggacccagaagtagtgcgaggcacaaagaaggaatccaacctagatttaggaatcctaggtccaatgctaacactcccactacaactactagtgctaggagcatgagaagtggcggtggcactgccactGATAGAAGTAGAAGCGGAAGCACTAGTAGTAGCAAACTAAGTGGGACGATatgaaggtaaggaagaagggcctccaacacaacctaactgtgtccctcttcctaaatttGCCTCTatcccaatggccgctcgatcctccttttgtttctttttcctttcaatttcctcaaccattacataacattcacgtacggcctcagggagtgcttttaggcatggttcggcatcatgtccacgcacaccagcaatatggtatttcagtctatatatacctccatggaatattgttttgcaaaatgtacattttgtttgcccctttccttgccctggaaaatcctcatgatatttccaagcagggtcctttctaatggggggtctagaagttgaagtagacattttaggatagttttgtgaaacttgaagttgaggcaaataataaagtgaagtttgctgcaataaaacattacaaatacaaaataaaattaatacatacattcaaaaaaactaaagtagggtttgtcaaaccctacttttaaaaaaaagaaatttacaaaccctacatagtacaactacaactacatactacatgctacatacaaacatacaaaagattttggaagaaaatgtaaaactttcaaaataaatgaatagaaaatggaatttttgcatacaagaaacaaaataatcttcaaaaaaacaatctaacctcttacaacaagcttgaaatgagctgcaaactcttcctatccaactcttgatgcaccaaatccaagcacaatgcagctccaatgtgtgacaaattgaagaaaacttgagcttcctccttgctggttttttttccatgcacccttgtttttcttcccaactcactttactcctacttttgcaagtgaatgaaatgaagttcacttttagggataggagataattaacaaaaaaaaacggATTTGAAAAAGCATTTAAAACtgtttttttttggtcttttttgaaGCTAGATGCCGATCGAGTTTGGGGCtggggactcgccgagtttggcgagttcaTGCCAAACTTGCCAACTCGGCTTTGGCAAGTTTGCTCGCTAGACTCGGACTCCGAGTCCGAGTCTGAGAGACTCGGactccgagtccgagtccgagagACTCGGCGAGCATGGCTTGGACTCGGActtgccgagtttggcgagtttgtggcgagtcccgtttctttggttaaAAGTAACACTGTAAATTGGCAAAAGGGGTTTTCCTGTTCAATGGGCCCTTGGCATATCGTGCCAAAAGCCTGGACAGGCAATCTATTTGCAATGCACTCCCAACTGAACTAAATGTCTAAGGGGTTTGGCTGGTCTCACTTGATTCTACCACATTTATTACAATTTCATTACCCAAATCAAGGCCTTCATTGCCACTCAAGTAACTTATGTTGACTCTGAAAATAAATACAACAGCAACAATTGTTTTAATGCATCATAGCACCTTTCAAGTGCAAAAAACAAACAACATATTTGTTGAATTGTTTAGGGTATTATAAGTGACAGAAAAACAGCAGGATTGGTATCCATTATGTGTAAAAAAAAACAGCAGTATTTTGAagtataaaagaattaaaaaaatattagaacATAGAAGCATTAAATCAGTTAAAATATCAAGGTTTAAACAATTTTGTGGTGGGAATAATAATTGCAACTTTTTCGTTGTTCAATCACAAAAAAGAAATGTCAATTATTATTGAATTAAGTTCAATCATGATGTTTTATTCATTCAACTTGTGGCTTTTGTTGACAAGTAGTTAAACAATGTAGACTAAACAAAACAAAACGAGAAAAAAAGCCTGTTACAAATGATAAATAACAAAAAATCTCAAGTCAATGTGAAAATACATTCCTGGCAAATAAAACACTTAAATTTCAAAGAGGATAAACAAGACTGGTTTTCTGGTCTGCAGCACAGAAGAACAAGTTGTATAAAAACAGGGCACTGAATGAAAATCCATCTCCATTGAATTCAATTTTTTTGACGATGGATGAAATGGCAGCTTTGTAATTGGCAATGAACCCACAACAAACCCAGGGTTGACCTGGACCCGTACTCATACCAGAATTGAATTTCTGCAATATGTGGGCCTAATAGAAGAACCTGGTAACTTAGCAAATGACAAATGATGAAAACATAAAACGAATAGGATTTTTACTTTTGGGTGTTAAAAAAGCAAATGTTTTAGGTTGAAGAGCTTTCTGGCCCTCCCTCCCACTCCCAAATGATCTAGGGTTTTTTGGCTGTTTTAAATAGCAAATATTTTAGGTTTGGGTCCTTGTGGGCAAACCCCCATATATGCTCTAGGGTTTTGGGGTATTAAATTGCAAATGTTTTAGGTTTGGATCCTTGTGGGTGTTagagattttgtcattgatgtcaagtgatTTTTGTCAAGCCTATGTTATTCAAGCTAGAGGATTACTCATAGTAATATTCGGTTGAGTTTGAAGTGCTTTTTGAGCTGCTGTTTATTCATTAGATCTTATTTTTGCTTGAGCTGCCTGAGGTGCATGACTGGTTGCTTGAGGTGGTTGCCTACCTGGTTGAGCTAGTTGTCTACTGGCTTGAGGTGCTTGGGTGTGTGGTTGAGCTGTGTGTATGCCTCCTTGAGCTGCCTGAGTGTCTGCATCAGCTGGGTGTGCATCTACTTGGCATTTGTCAGCTGCTACACAGCCTCTTATGCCACATCATGCTTCCTTGTGGGATCCGATTTTTCCTTGAGCGGTACTTCTTAAAGTCCATTAATGTGGGAGATTCCAAATAACTTACGGCAGACTCCTAATATGACAGATTCCTCTCTTTATGGTTGCCGTTATTTGTTTTACGTGGCTGGGTGTTGTTTTTGGTAAGGCCACGATTTCTTTTCAAAATCATGGGAGTGGAGGCTTTAGTTTTTGGTGCCTTCATGGAATTTGTGTTTCAGTTTTGGCAGAGCACGATGGTGGGGAATTAATTTTtcgaatcatttttctttgaaaattctatgGGCTTCAGCGATTTTGTGTGTGccgttaatttaaaaaaaaagcatGCTTGTTTTTTGGTGACTCGGACTTGGTTGGGTATTATGGTTCGTGGTGGAGGAATTATCGAGCTTATTAATCTTTTATTGGAGCCGTTTTTGTAGTAACGTCTTTCTATCCA
This genomic stretch from Cryptomeria japonica chromosome 8, Sugi_1.0, whole genome shotgun sequence harbors:
- the LOC131032294 gene encoding uncharacterized protein LOC131032294 is translated as MGWNKEVHDAAKMAVGRFWTYSSIPFFAARSPYWQEMVDALTICGAGFKAPSESDLSGPILSQMVDDVKKDLDEQRQIWSTKGCTIMTDGWTDRRNRTLLNFLVSSAGD